In Lodderomyces elongisporus chromosome 1, complete sequence, a genomic segment contains:
- the IDP1 gene encoding Isocitrate dehydrogenase [NADP], mitochondrial precursor (Oxalosuccinate decarboxylase) produces MISSSAINRTSMLSRHLRSFSTSSRIANKITVKNPIVELDGDEMTRIIWQKIKDDLIHPYLNVDLKYYDLGIESRDATNDQITVDAAHAIQKYGVGVKCATITPDEARVKEFGLKKMWLSPNGTIRNILGGTVFRESIIIPCIPRLVPGWKEPIVIGRHAFGDQYKATDLVIQEPGTLELRFTPDNGGETQTHKVYQYSGPGVGLAMYNTDESIRGFAHASFKMAINKGLPLYMSTKNTILKKYDGRFKDIFQEIYDSEYKQEFEKKGIWYEHRLIDDMVAQMIKSKGGFVMALKNYDGDVQSDIVAQGFGSLGLMTSALMTPDGSAYESEAAHGTVTRHYRQHQQGKETSTNSIASIFAWTRGIAQRGRLDNTPEVVEFANKLEKATIDTVQEDRIMTKDLALAMGKTDRSSYVTTTEFLDAVANRLKQ; encoded by the coding sequence ATGATTAGTAGCTCCGCAATCAACAGAACATCGATGTTGCTGAGACACCTTCGATCATTCTCGACTTCTTCGAGAATCGCTAACAAGATTACTGTCAAGAACCCAATTGTTGAATTAGATGGTGATGAAATGACCAGAATTATTTGGCAGAAAATCAAAGACGATTTGATCCACCCATATTTGAACGTTGATTTGAAATACTATGATTTGGGTATTGAGTCTCGTGACGCAACAAATGATCAAATCACCGTTGATGCTGCACATGCAATTCAAAAATATGGTGTTGGTGTGAAATGTGCCACCATTACCCCGGATGAAGCTAGAGTTAAGGAGTTTGgtttaaagaaaatgtgGCTTTCACCAAATGGTACCATTAGAAACATTCTTGGTGGTACTGTGTTTAGAGAGAGTATTATCATTCCATGTATCCCTCGTTTGGTGCCTGGTTGGAAGGAGCCAATTGTTATTGGTAGACATGCATTTGGAGATCAATATAAAGCTACCGATTTGGTGATACAAGAGCCAGGTACTTTGGAGTTGAGATTTACTCCAGACAATGGTGGAGAGACACAAACCCATAAAGTGTACCAGTACTCGGGTCCCGGTGTTGGATTGGCCATGTACAATACCGATGAGTCTATTCGAGGTTTTGCCCACGCCTCTTTCAAGATGGCGATCAACAAGGGTCTTCCACTTTATATGTCGACCAAGAACACAATTTTGAAGAAGTATGATGGACGTTTCAAGGATATCTTTCAAGAAATCTACGATAGTGAATACAAGCAagagtttgaaaagaagGGGATCTGGTACGAGCACAGGTTGATTGATGATATGGTTGCACAAATGATCAAATCTAAAGGAGGCTTTGTTATGGCATTGAAAAATTACGATGGTGATGTCCAATCAGATATTGTTGCTCAAGGATTTGGTTCATTGGGTCTCATGACCTCTGCATTGATGACTCCAGATGGCTCAGCTTACGAGTCCGAGGCTGCTCACGGAACCGTCACCAGACATTATAGACAACACCAACAGGGTAAGGAAACCTCTACCAATTCAATTGCCTCTATCTTTGCTTGGACAAGAGGTATTGCCCAACGTGGTAGATTGGACAATACACCCGAAGTTGTTGAGTTTGCAAACAAGCTTGAGAAAGCTACAATTGATACTGTACAAGAAGACAGAATCATGACCAAGGATTTGGCTTTGGCTATGGGCAAGACCGATAGATCAAGCTACGTCACAACTACAGAATTCTTGGATGCTGTTGCCAACAGATTGAAGCAgtaa
- the COX8 gene encoding Cytochrome c oxidase subunit 8A, mitochondrial, translated as MLSRSLLQRSSKATMSPAKQLTQLLMPKRSFQQSLRTLNKELPAMDHIYGTPKEGVYSNLPFQVKDRKFIPFSVWYWGVLGFFFFFPFMSSGWQMYKAGVWNPFAKSS; from the coding sequence ATGTTGTCCAGATCACTCTTGCAAAGAAGCAGCAAAGCAACCATGTCTCCAGCTAAGCAATTAACTCAATTGCTCATGCCAAAGAGATCTTTCCAACAATCCTTAAGAACATTGAACAAGGAATTGCCAGCAATGGATCACATTTACGGTACACCAAAGGAAGGTGTCTACTCCAACTTGCCATTCCAAGTTAAGGACAGAAAATTCATTCCATTTTCAGTGTGGTACTGGGGTGTCTTgggatttttctttttcttcccaTTCATGAGTTCAGGCTGGCAAATGTACAAAGCTGGTGTCTGGAACCCATTTGCCAAGTCTAGTTAA
- the VPS33 gene encoding Vacuolar protein-sorting-associated protein 33 (BUSCO:EOG09261LV7) gives MPYEPLLDLNKFNEVTLKNLTDQLDRVYTSNNLLVLDPILSPLINRLASFSIIKEHAKCQNVAWLNDDLLKIPIDVVTKYSSLVILMPESLENLGKLKSYISTIAKKAHGLRYNLIVKDLSKTFVFQVNQQFEGIIDFEKILNLNNNNNNNNNNNNEYQYYDNEDKNKIEFEIENENENKNEKKEKRMHMMIMKNNEKKKTMPLVPRPLSITSKIKLFDWKTDPIYTDGILVTEETSQFSGLNDYFERPLKQLNQLSDALIKLLFYGIKPNDKHRHHFKLRNIYGKGNHSELFIKMLRESQIPSFLSENMQTTEIEFYQDKLHSNTDLVVIERNVDLFPVIFSQLNYHGIIDDMFGINFETIVKFEGGISNKDLANDELYNNDLKHLNFSTVGARLNRLAKYIKQRFENTGRNDDDTNINEMKNLVAALGNLTQQQELLKKHTLIGESIVGKVETDYEKFLTFQNDVFDMDYKLQISNLKSFLNNNYPIENIWTIILLIGYINDGIMNTDLEMIMTEIHENYGFSAVLSLQRLIDLKLIRKVNDSSNDFFASLGLTSQKKHAATPQVDEDDSDVGISGCKDVFKSNYTLINKFWNLHPSPEEELEGEEEEEKGGLGRGKNRRVEDGRGDNDDNDDDNHHNNNNNNNNNNNNDDNSRKDNKGVNGQGRNYNKMNGLKSNDTHGNEIKQGTSILKLYPTPSFTLPGNTVPIIYRMIESLYFRDFLKYKPVNNIKRRPNWDNLGLNTMFAGKTIDVNLENVNDDKSKYLVIVIIGGITRSEMTCLKYLEERLKQRKNGSGASKKVIVLTNGIINNRKLWQFIDQ, from the coding sequence ATGCCTTACGAACCATTACTAGATCTAAACAAGTTCAATGAGGtgactttgaaaaatttaacTGATCAACTCGACAGAGTCTACACTTCCAACAACTTGCTCGTGCTTGATCCAATATTATCTCCACTCATCAATAGATTAGCTTCGTTTCTGATCATCAAAGAACATGCCAAGTGTCAAAATGTTGCTTGGCTCAATGATGATTTACTCAAAATTCCAATTGATGTTGTTACGAAATATTCAAGCTTGGTTATATTAATGCCAGAGTCGTTAGAGAATCTTGGGAAACTAAAAAGTTATATATCGACTATTGCAAAGAAGGCGCATGGCTTACGGTACAACTTAATAGTTAAAGATTTATCCAAGACATTTGTATTCCAGGTGAACCAACAATTTGAAGGTATCAttgactttgaaaaaatcttgaatttgaataacaataataataacaataataataataataatgaatACCAATATTATGATAATGAGGATAAGaataaaattgaatttgaaattgaaaacgaaaatgaaaataaaaatgaaaaaaaagaaaagaggatgcatatgatgataatgaaaaacaatgagaagaaaaagacaatgCCATTGGTTCCTAGACCCCTTTCTATCACTTCAAAGATAAAACTCTTTGATTGGAAAACAGATCCAATTTACACTGACGGTATACTAGTTACTGAAGAGACAAGTCAGTTTAGTGGATTAAATGACTATTTTGAACGGCCTTTGAAGCAACTCAATCAACTTTCTGATGCATTGATCAAATTATTGTTTTATGGCATTAAACCTAACGATAAGCACCGTCATCATTTCAAGTTGAGGAATATATATGGTAAGGGTAATCATTCCGAGTTGTTCATTAAAATGTTGAGAGAGTCCCAAATACCATCATTTTTGAGTGAAAACATGCAAACGACGGAGATTGAATTCTATCAAGATAAATTACATAGTAATACTGACTTGGTTGTTATTGAACGAAACGTTGACTTGTTTCCAGTTATCTTTAGTCAACTAAATTATCATGGAATAATTGATGATATGTTTGGTATCAACTTTGAGACTATTGTGAAATTTGAAGGTGGTATTAGCAATAAAGATTTGGCAAATGATGAGTTATACAATAATGATTTGAAGCATTTGAATTTCTCAACGGTGGGTGCAAGATTGAATAGATTGGCCAAGTATATTAAGcaaagatttgaaaatacCGGACGCAATGATGACGATACAAATATCAATGAGATGAAGAATTTGGTTGCCGCATTGGGTAACTTAACACAACAGCAGgaacttttgaaaaaacatACATTGATTGGTGAAAGCATTGTAGGTAAAGTAGAGACCGATTATGAGAAATTTTTAACTTTCCAAAACGATGTGTTTGATATGGATTATAAACTTCAAATATCCAACTTGAAACTGTTTCTTAATAACAACTATCCAATAGAAAACATATGGACTATTATTTTGCTCATTGGATACATAAATGACGGAATAATGAATACGGACTTGGAGATGATAATGACGGAGATTCATGAAAATTATGGCTTTAGTGCTGTATTATCGTTGCAGCGATTGATTGATTTAAAACTAATTCGTAAAGTCAACGATTCGTCCAATGACTTTTTTGCATCCTTGGGCTTGACGAGTCAAAAGAAACACGCGGCTACTCCTCAAGTTGACGAAGACGACTCTGACGTGGGTATTAGTGGTTGCAAAGATGTGTTTAAGAGCAACTACACCTTGATTAATAAATTCTGGAACTTGCACCCGCTGCCAGAAGAAGAACTCGAaggggaagaagaagaggaaaaaggaggactaggaagaggaaaaaatagGAGGGTGGAAGATGGTAGAggtgataatgatgataatgatgatgataatcatcataataataataataataataataataataacaataacgaCGATAACAGTAGGAAGGATAATAAAGGTGTTAATGGACAAGGAAGAAACTATAACAAGATGAATGGGTTGAAGTCGAACGATACACatggaaatgaaataaaacaagGTACCAGTATTTTGAAGCTATATCCAACTCCATCATTTACCCTACCTGGAAATACTGTCCCCATAATTTATCGAATGATTGAATCCTTATATTTCCGTGATTTCCTTAAATACAAACCagtcaacaacatcaagaGACGACCCAACTGGGATAATCTCGGCTTGAATACAATGTTTGCAGGCAAAACAATCGATGTAAATCTAGAGAATGTGAATGACGATAAGCTGAAGTACTTGGTGATTGTTATAATTGGGGGTATTACAAGAAGTGAAATGACATGTTTAAAGTATTTAGAGGAAAGAttaaagcaaagaaaaaacggCAGCGGTGCTTCGAAAAAAGTCATAGTATTAACAAATGGCATAATTAATAATCGAAAACTCTGGCAGTTCATAGACCAATGA